One Uloborus diversus isolate 005 chromosome 7, Udiv.v.3.1, whole genome shotgun sequence genomic window, CATCCAGTGCTTCCATTCGGTTGTAgaaggggggcagggggggggggggtctttctgcAGACGATTTTAATGCTGCCAGAATAAATGTGTTCcgtttggaagaagaaaaaaatgtgaactcGTGGCCGAAGAAGCCGCAGCAGTGAAGTCGGAAATAAAGCGAAGagggagagaaagagagaggaGGGAATATATTCGAACGGAAAGAGGGATGCGGGAAGGGATGAATGCTTAGCGCGCGTGGCTGTGGGGTTGCCTGTGTGGTGAACACATGCTGATTGTGTCGCCAAATGGAACCATCAGATGGCAATATTTGTTATTGCAGGATTTATTATTTGGAAGCATTtacacagtgaagcaccgtttatacgtttttaaaattggtccctgcaaagtcgaATACACTTTAACCTATacctattgtacgtttttttgtttgtacgctttttcatgcagtcccttcaaaaacatataaacgatgcttcactgtatataataCATACACTCGACTAATTGATACCCATGGTGACGGTTTATTTTTGCACTTTAAAACgggacagttaaaaatttttgcatgtgtatttaaaaaagaaaaagcgtCTTATTTTTTATAGTTTGTGCTTCatcacagaaaaaaagaaataagtacttaaaaaagaatttatgtagtacagtggacgccggttaattgaatcaaccgctttaatgaatcaaatcgtcaaaagcAGAACAagatccagctttattgaatcagccgctttatggaatcaaacctgtatagaacaaacgtgattcgtataagcggcgaccactgtattttttttaatgcacaaatttgGACAAAGTGCtaatttcaaaaagataaaattcttcGCAGGATTTCATTCAATTCACATTCACAATCAGCAttacttttaagaactttttgaTTGTAAACAACTTTTTCACGagagaaaattttctttagaTGGATCAGATGGCGATTTCgtatttttataaattgatttgaacttgattattttttatctattttgctCTTATCTCAGTGCAGCTCATACCAAAAGGTGtgaccatttatttatttctttcttagcttaaattttgcatttacCCAAAATCAACTgtactacatttttatttttcaaatgcatatataCCAGGGGTTCCCAAAATTTTTTGGATTACGGTATCCTCGGCACCCTAGCCTATTCCTGCTCGTTCCATTACACATATTAAAGGGGTGATAGTGGACTAAAGTAAAATATTCTGAATACAGTGGGAAgttttcggaaactatgaggaagctcgacataccccctccccacataaaaacttttcaaatatgaatacaaatatcatttaaaaaaaaacatttaagaagtttttttttttttttttcttaaacaatttttcagttttagaatgtgttgtcagtccaaaagttttggaaacggcaacccaaaattttcaaattacaaacACTCCTCATACATAGATACCATAGACATCTCGCGTCCACTTTGAGAAATTTAGTGCCCCATTGTTTTTCTTTCTATAgccgcaattttttttaatcgatgaaattttgaaaaactagaagaaatttattgAGATCAAATGCGCAAATAACAGACGTTTCTGTTCACGCCAACAGCTctaatgaaaaaattattaactctatacatttgaaactttgcaaacataCAAATAgaacatattactgtgatataaccCGCGAAAATCTAATGtgcatgcaatatgtggttttgataTAATGCTCAATTAAAGTCAGGGGgcaaaaatcacgtttttttggGGAATTTTTcgaacatttacccataaaatctGTTTTTAGATAATCATTTCCAAGCTGGAGGTTCATATTACTCTCTGGTATCTATCGATGAGACAGacataaaacgtttttaaaattttgaaaaagtgaatGCCCTAAAAgtgttaaggattttttttttttttgccaaaaataatggCTTTTATACTAataaaaaccttttgaaaatttttttttcaacaagtaagtaatcaaaatgtgttatttgtgtcatatttaataattgtataaagttttagaaaattgcaatgaatattgaacaaaaaaaaataaataataataataataataattagggtgttcgcctaccttaaaatgatttttcttccCAACACAAACTGAACTGTTATATTAAGACGATTGAAGTATTATTAATTTTCGACATAtacttttgtttgtttatttgttagtgctaaattgtgtgtgtgttttacttGTTTGTTACAAAGCGTTGTAAGtaataaaatggttgaaaaaagCTGATATCGTTGTAAAAGATTTTGACATTAAAAGGTGGATTTCATATTGAAATCAACAGCAATATCGGGGCAGAAAAAATGTTTATGAGAAGTGTGCGGAGTGGAGCGATAAACGGGCAGATGTGGGAGAAGCCTCTCAACGCAGCATCCGCGCAAACGACAGCATCTGTCGGTGAGTGTGCCGGACGAGATACGGGCATCCCCAGAGCAATCAGGTGGTCGTGACGTCACTCGCACGCGCCGGCTGTCAATAAAGCTGCCATAAATGCTTGCCCGACCGCGGCAGACATTTATGTTCACAAATTGAAAAGCTGTCAAACgaagttaggattttttttttttgggctgaatttttttttacctggggggggggggggggggggtagctccATAGCATTTGAGAGAAGTGCACCATCACTGTACCATCGCGGCCAATTATCCTATTAGATTATCTTTTAGTCAgtcaacagtaaaaaataatgcAGCAATTTACGGAACAATGCAAATGTATACAGATAAAAGTTAATGCGAAAAGCGACATCGTGTGTATTGACATCCTTAAAAAGTAGACGCCAAAATAGACATAATTTGAAAGGACAACATCTAAAACTCACTTTCACAACTCTCCTTTAATTACGATATATAGCGAGTGCTGTGGGGGGAGAAGGGGGGTGCTTTGTCCAAGATTATTGGTCTACTCATGAAACATTGATACAAATTTAATGCAATTGTTTCAAACAACCTTTTAAAAACATgtctactttttaaattaaaggtgGCAATAAGTAATTTAAACTTAGCTTTTCTGACTTATTCGTCAACCAGAAGTAGGCCCGACGAGAAGCCATGTCAgactagtcggaaactagggacccggcgaaagaaaaaaagaaaaggcgggggggggggggggggggggagaaaactccaaataagagaaaaggtaaaaattaagtaaaatttactcttttggtatttactgttgccgcacttaaaataaagttaattgttttttagtcagcagttttgattttctctcccccttttttttggggggggggggggcccggcgacataactgataaggggcccgccttggctctctgagGCCATCATCATAAGTTCACTTCTTTTGCGTTGGAAAAGGTGTTGCCTGTACTGCTGACGCACGTGTATGCAGTGAACTGCAAGACGTTATTCTTAATTTcatatgtaaattaattttatgccagtactgctgaaaaaaaaagcatttaattcaGATTGTAAGTTAGCAGCGATTTTAGATCTCGCATAGGGGTTAAACATGGCTCCCAACCAAACTTGTGTTTGTATAAGAGCTGTGGCCATCGgcaggggatgggggggggggggagcagccgGTATCGCACTCCCGTTAGAGCAGCACCACACGCTCGTAACAAAGGGTACGCTTTCCGTTCCGGCAGATGTGGATgagattcctccccccccccttgattatTATTCTGCAGGGGGGTGTTCGGAATGGAATCAGATGGAATGGTGGTGATTGGAGAGAGTTGGGCTGATCCGTTGGAAAGCGCGGATCGATTTGGGGGAGCTCCGCGGAGAGGAAAAAAGCGAAAGTGGTCGGGGCTGCAGCATGGATCGTTGAAGAGAAATATCAGACTGCTGGGAGTTAACCATGCAGCCCATACGGCCGATGAAGTGCACGTGCGATAGGAAATGCTTCGCGTTGAACAATGATCCTATGTTGGAGTCCGACGATGAAATAAGTaagtttgcattattttttccAAACGCAGACGAATATAGTCCTGGCCGTCCTAGATCtctttcgacccccccccccctttctccagAGATGGATtgatgaaaagaaatattttgaaatgagcgattctcgaaaaaatgtcccgtgagtaatgctaagttttttactttattcaagtaactattaattaaatatgggattaactgttatgctttgatagtatattaaagcaggtgttattccccaacagcattatttttttaaggctttggttagctggaaaaaataaaaaacttagcgttacgtacgagacattttttcgagaaccGCCCAAATGCATCACAAttaatcataaaattaaaaagcaaaaaactaaatttgtttctgacaaaAAGAAGTTTTTGCAATTAAGGATTGCAGCAAGGTAATTATGTGCTCTCAGAATGCTTGAATATTTTTAGTActatcttttgttattttttatttaactaaatatCATACAAAAAGTCTAATGAATcgtacaaagtaaaaaataatatatcgTGACACATGAAGCACAAtcacagaaggaaaaaaaatctatgcagtGAGAAATGCGctcaattgtaacaaaaaaaaaaaaaaaaaaaaaaaaaaataaaataaaataaaataaagataaataaataaaataaaaagctatttATTTCAAAGGagacaaaatgaaaaagaaaaacattctacgcgaattcatttaatttaatacacTCATAATTACCGTTTCTAAGTgtttaattttatcaattaaaaaagcaataaaatgtaaaaagattCTTCCtaagcacaaaataaataaataaatgaaacaaaatgcgAAATGATTTAGTCAAAAAACGCAACAAAATAAGAAAAGATTTTATCTTCTTCTCCAATGGGGCATTTGCTGCACTATTTcccttttgcaaaaataataaataaataaacttttgatgGATATGGCAATGAATCACTTAACTCGATATCCACCAATAACCCAGACTAATTGAAAAAGCTCAAGCTTGGCAAAGTGAAATCAATAAATATTGATTGCTCAATatggaataattttaaacatCTTGAACTTCATTCTTTCATGCAACTTTTTTTGTTGGTGTAAACCTGCCAAAGGACATACCAACTCCTGTAAACGTACAACATCAAAAAGCACAGAgggaaattttaaagataaattaagataattaatttttgaaaggtTAACAGAACCCGTAATAACTCATAACCTTTCGGTGCTAAATTATACTCCTTGATGGATTATATTGTAAGATACCTTTGCCTCAAATGATATGATTCCAAATTGGTAAAACTTTTTCTTAGCTGCAGTAACTTCTTTGgactaaaattactttaaaaaagaaaatttggttaAAGATACCTATGCTTACAAATGCACCGGGTCAGGGCAAAACTGGTGACCACACATGCATGATACATACAAACCAGTAAAAGTTTTGATCTGCAGAagattttttagaattgaaaaaaaaaaaaaatattgcagtatattttcattgcaataaatacaaactaaaaaaagaaaaaacatttccattattacaaaaattataaaatatgtttcATGCATAAAATTTTCAGATATCTTTTCCTAGCTGCCCCGACACTCTCCTCCCCCATCATTTTCATCCCTGAATATAAATGTTATGCTTTATTGAGGGATGAGTTTGGAAAAATTATTACCCACAGAAAGATCTTTAATTTGGATTTTGCGTTAACAAGATatgtttttcatttcattcaagtCTGTTTTTGAATATAAAAGAAAAGGGGGCAGCATGTAATGTTTTCATGTTCTGAagctttcattttcctaaaatttttattgagttgtaaaagaaaaatgcatattaCATGTTcttttcacaaaaagtgaaaattgGTCTCAAGATTTTATACAGTTCAATgttatacatacatataaacagagctgccaactgttacgaaaaaaatcttagtttcTACGAACTACAGCCTTAAACTACGATGCTACGAAAACGTGTccacgactttttttttcttgtaatcacaggaattttttcaattgttaCAGACAGTATAATATTTTagataatattgcttttaaatgtttctttaaacaCAAGCAAAATAATCTTACTatagttaatgttaaaaaataaataaataaaacttaacattGATTGCTAGTATTTTTCTCAGAGTAAAGTGTTACTGGTCCTATTGTAAattttgtacctcagagccagaaggacatatgtaacattatggtaattttacaggagggatgaaaaactttttctggcgagcatgcaaaggatgggacacgCGCTCTttcaaccctggtaaaaaattcaaaatgatttctttttaaagaattacgttcacatggcttgatgcagaataggcttctacatacaatgcactaataaatggaATATCGCAATTTTTGGAAGTCAATCTGTCTCTGGGGTACAGAATTTAAACATCAATTATTCATTGCTATGTAAATTCGTAATTAAACatgctgtccccccccctccccctgcatAAAAGTCTGCtactaatttagtttttcaaaagttggcagctcagCATATAAATAGCAAACACACGATCATCatgtcaaaattttctggggAGGGGTGGGGGTTATAAACAGGGGATGTGTATTACACTGAAAAACTAACAAAAACCACACCTACCATACatgcaaatttttattaatttctcaaaTTCTGAAGGCAACTGCCACTTTCTGATGCACCTAAATGGCAGGCCAGAGCTAACATCTAAAGAGTTCAAAAAcgtgtttaaataaaataaaacaaaatgatttaCAGAAAATACTTTCTGTAAAATTATGTTCATTCTCATTCAAATTCACAAGAGACTTATTTTGTTTAATGTAAGGAATGCACTTTCTCTGCTTGGGTAATGCAATGTTTTAACTATATCATTCTCCTTAGCCATGAGGTGTCATCAATTTGAGGGTCCTCCTCTGCATAACTTCTGTTCTGACCACTGGACATGGAGCAAGTTGCACAAGTCACATGAAGTTCGACTGCACGGTCCATTGATGAGGTCGGCTCACTTTCATCCCAACTGGAGCAATGGAACAGCTGGAGTGAGGGGCACAAGGATACTCAATAGAGGACGCTACTACTGGGAAATTCATGTCACACAGAGGATCTTCGGGACCAGCATGATGTTTGGTGAGTCCCATTATCACCTAATTTCTTCATTAGTTATCAAATCATATAAAGTATCTAACAAGCAAAACactccttttttattctaattccAAAACAGTACAAACCTTTTTTAAACCTTAAAGGCAACAAGGAAGGAGGTTTATAGATTTGACATGTATCTTTCAGTGGCACTGTAGCTCCTAACTGGCTGAACTAATCTTGATAATTCTtgttttgttttagaaaatattctaatATTTTCGAAATGATTATGACCAAGAATTTCACATCTCTACCTAATGTTaatacaatttaaacttttgtatTCATAGGTATTGGAACAAGGAAAGCCAGATTACACCTTGATGCCTTTGTGAATATGTTGGGCGAGGACAAGTATGGTTGGGGACTTTCACATAAAGGTCTGCTCTGGCATAATGGTCAATGGCGACAATATACGAAACCCTTCCGGGAAAATGAAGCCACCATCATTGGTCTGCTTTTTGACGGCATCAAAGGTACTCTGGCCTATTACAAAGATGGTAGTTGCTTAGGTGTGGCTTTCACAGATCTCCATCATGTCCAAGATGAACTTTACCCAATAGTGTGTTCAACAGCAGCCAAGACAGAAATGTATCTGGGTGTCACCAAACGAGAATTTGGTAACTTGCAAGATCGGTGTAGAGCTACCATCCTGACACTCTTGAGTCATGACAGTGCCATCGATGAACTCAACTTACCTAACCGCTTGAAGACCTACCTTATGGAAGACAATGAGTATCCACATGTGGGAGAAAAAACTCACAGAGGAATACACCGACATCCCTACTTTATGCGATCCAGCAGCTGTGGTCCTCACAGAATGGGCAATGTGAAAAATTATCTACTTGTTTAACTTGGTCCAAACCAGAAAACAATTGTTTCTGTCTCAGTTGATTTTCAGAATACAGAAGATGCAATGCTTTGATTTACGAGAAAtacaaatgcttttaaaaattgagcGGCTGCATAACCAtgtctagaatttcattttaatattcaagaaatgttcaaaaagtaatgaataaaaaaggTCTGTTTTTCAATCagttataagtaaaatattacaTAGAATGACAAAAAGGAGGACATTTGCTGTTAGCGAAGGACTTTCTATCTGTGCCTTTGTTTCAAGATTGTTGTTGATAAATATTTTAGTGTCAGCTGTGAagttgggaaaaaataaataagagagtTGATTAAATTTCATGACATGTTTTACGATAAATGCTGTTCTGTGCTGCCCCAGCATCTCACCACTGTGAAAGTACATGTTTATGAAAAAACTACAGACTGATAAAAACTAAGACattttaaatgtcaaaatttttcaaatgatatgatcccccccccccaactgtggttcaagtattaaaatatcactTAACCTAATGTAATGAATTTCTACCTCAGGCTAGCAACAGAAGCCCTTACCTTATCGAAAAAGTTTCCCTTGTGTCATTTTTTGACACATCtcttaaataagtaaaaatgaataCTGACTGTACTAAAAATAGAAGAAAggcatagttaaaaaatggtcaatacTGTTTGGCCACATATTAATCTTGCCTTGTTCTTATTGTAGTAATTACCATCATATAATCTAGCACTAATCTCTTTCACTGATTCAAATATAGTTTTCCTTTCATACAAAAGATATATTTGACCAAGTAATAAACAAGTTGCTCAGGAGCCAGAACAAttaaatcttttgatttaaaaaaaatttaaaagtggaAAAGAATTCTTAATCATCAACTTATATAATTTTAGGCTCATTAATTCGACCATAAAAGTATATATCATACATTTTCTGATTTGCTTCAATATAATTCAATCAAAATTTACAAagatcagaaaatatcaaaacacgGACTTAACCACATTGACTTCTGAGTAACTCATGTTATAATAgatctttttaatttctgaaagagAGCTTTTCACAGAATACTTGATTTTTGAGTACAATATAATCATATCTAAGtttgagacaaaaaaaattaagtaattggtAAACCTTCtgtaaattcaaataataatgaATTCCAACACTATTTTGTAACATTAGAAATTTTCGCATCTTCTAGTAAAGAATACGAATGATAACTCTTCACCTTGTAAATATTTAACTATATTGCTACTTGACAGGCATAATCAGCTTTCCAAACTGATCTCTACCAAATACTGATGTATAAACTTTGTTTGAAAACTACCTTATTTATTGTATGGTTTTATAAAGTATTTCTCGGAATTAGTCTAGGATTTTGATACATCTATGACATTAATTTGTACATGTATATAGCAGACATGCATTATAGAGGATGACATTTCAATCAACACAAACTTGTATTAGCTGCATAATAAAATGTCATACCGTAGCCTTTTTGGGCAGCCAAAACTGACTGCTTTGAACTGTGTTGTTCAAGTAGTGTCAAATATGTATGAATCATACTTGTATGTTAAAGATAAaagaatgtaaaataattatacGACAAAacacataaatataaataaaaaatgaagtgtaaaataaaatttaaatttgtcttAATTAATCTctcttctaaaaaaatatattaattaaaaatagtgaaaataaacaaatataaaggaaagggaagaattttacTGAAACATAAATTCCTATTTCAGTTCAATGAAGTCACCACTTCAATTGAAATTATGTTAAGTGATTTCTAAAAATGTGTAACCATTTTTGGTGCAGTAGCTGTATTGAACTTTCGGAAAAGAAACGTTTGTCTCATTTCTGAAGGCAGTATATCAAAAGTTCACTTATTATTTCAATCATGAATACTGtcaaaaaatatagaaaagaaacaaaaagaataaCTTGCTAATTGtagtcaaaaagaaaaacattaatttgcaataaactaagaaatgaagtacagtcaagcccgcttattagaatattggttaaaagaatatcctgctTATCGTAATTTATTTTCTAAGTACCAAACCGTTGTAATTTGTTATCTCGAATGGAATAtcctgcttattagaataattttcgtGGTAAATTGGCTTAATTCCATTAGGCGGGTCCGACTGTAtaaaagatttttacaaaattagttcTTAAGGGGACGAATCAGTGTCAAAGTTTCTCTTTGTGTAGCTTACTTAAATTTTACAAAGCATCTTCTATAAGTGTTACTTGCAAATGTTTTGATATAAACTATTTTTACATTGATGACAAATATGCAATTTGTACATAATTTAATCACTGAACAATTAGAATTTATGTGTTTTTGCATTTTCCATCGAAAACTGAACTTTCTGCGGAAAAAGGATGAGTACTTCTAGTCATATGAAGTGAAGACAAATGTCTCCATACTCTATGTACATAAAACTTTTGCACTAAAATATATTTCAGCTCAATTTAACTCCTTGCACTTAAATAACCTACtgaataatgtaaaatttaatcCCATATTTTTGTGAGCTGTTATAATCGACAAAGCAATTTCATTTAATAGCTCATATTAAACTATTTTGGaaacatgataaaaaaaagtacCTTACAATCCTGAAACATGTGATCCTTTCGCATACATAGTTTTGGAGAAGAGgcagcaaatattttttatatacttCAACCAGataatttattaaattcaaaggtttatttaataaatatatttaaaattagtaaTCAAATCATCAACGTAACTATTTAGGACCTACCAAAACATACAAATCATTGCATAACATGGTCACCTGCAgcttaaaaaagtaattgttttcatatttgggataaataatcaatacaaatgattattttttggaaactattgaatattttatcatttatttaatttgagaGAAAGAGGAGTGAAAATTTCGTGATTAATATTGCTTAAAACCTTtttatctgaatattttttttagtatttatagGGTAGTTATAAAAATCAGAGTTGAATTGTTCTGCCATATATGCATTGTGTATCTACTTAACCCTGTGTTTGTAGTTTATAGTACGACCCATCaataaaagttttgaacttaTGAACTCAAAAGTTTCAAACAATCATGCTGTTGCATAAAATATCAAAggatgaaaagttattttaaattgcaagctttagaagaaaaaaaaaattaaacacatattCCTCCTTAAATTTCTAATCATTGGATAAAATTGaagtaatttaaat contains:
- the LOC129225958 gene encoding SPRY domain-containing SOCS box protein 3-like isoform X1, which translates into the protein MQPIRPMKCTCDRKCFALNNDPMLESDDEITMRCHQFEGPPLHNFCSDHWTWSKLHKSHEVRLHGPLMRSAHFHPNWSNGTAGVRGTRILNRGRYYWEIHVTQRIFGTSMMFGIGTRKARLHLDAFVNMLGEDKYGWGLSHKGLLWHNGQWRQYTKPFRENEATIIGLLFDGIKGTLAYYKDGSCLGVAFTDLHHVQDELYPIVCSTAAKTEMYLGVTKREFGNLQDRCRATILTLLSHDSAIDELNLPNRLKTYLMEDNEYPHVGEKTHRGIHRHPYFMRSSSCGPHRMGNVKNYLLV
- the LOC129225958 gene encoding SPRY domain-containing SOCS box protein 3-like isoform X2, giving the protein MGTIAKTPTSTSSRKRTMRCHQFEGPPLHNFCSDHWTWSKLHKSHEVRLHGPLMRSAHFHPNWSNGTAGVRGTRILNRGRYYWEIHVTQRIFGTSMMFGIGTRKARLHLDAFVNMLGEDKYGWGLSHKGLLWHNGQWRQYTKPFRENEATIIGLLFDGIKGTLAYYKDGSCLGVAFTDLHHVQDELYPIVCSTAAKTEMYLGVTKREFGNLQDRCRATILTLLSHDSAIDELNLPNRLKTYLMEDNEYPHVGEKTHRGIHRHPYFMRSSSCGPHRMGNVKNYLLV